One genomic region from Sorangium aterium encodes:
- a CDS encoding GNAT family N-acetyltransferase: protein MKLIRAEDSHVMAMRKWFPDRRSCEIWGGPQFRLPFTDSTFLEDTRSHVLPSYVMLGAGDQLLGFGQYYLRAGRCHLGRLVISPEHRGAGLGRWLVGGLVELGVQELGVGECSLFVVADNTPAMRLYRRLGFVESPYPEDDPGVASFVYMVVLATRLAELRLGAQRGAASDARD, encoded by the coding sequence ATGAAGCTCATACGCGCAGAAGACAGCCATGTGATGGCGATGAGGAAATGGTTCCCCGATCGGCGAAGCTGCGAGATATGGGGTGGTCCGCAGTTCAGGCTCCCGTTTACGGACAGCACCTTCCTGGAGGACACGCGTAGCCATGTGCTGCCCTCCTATGTGATGCTCGGAGCTGGTGACCAGCTTCTCGGTTTTGGCCAGTATTACCTGAGGGCCGGTCGCTGTCATCTCGGACGGCTCGTGATATCGCCCGAGCACCGGGGTGCGGGGCTGGGCCGGTGGCTCGTCGGTGGCCTTGTCGAGCTTGGCGTTCAGGAGCTCGGCGTCGGCGAATGCTCCTTGTTCGTCGTTGCGGACAACACGCCCGCAATGCGGTTATACCGGAGGCTGGGCTTCGTGGAAAGCCCGTACCCGGAAGATGACCCCGGCGTCGCATCCTTCGTGTATATGGTGGTGCTCGCAACCCGACTGGCAGAGCTGCGCCTGGGTGCCCAGCGAGGCGCTGCGAGCGACGCGCGAGATTGA
- a CDS encoding GNAT family N-acetyltransferase produces MKLHERHAVHGALQEESQLPELHFRRSHPEDAARLQDIRRAAFAPVFASFRSILGDDLYELAQRRDDEAQEGLLTSLMAADSGWELYVAQSGDEVVGFVALRLAPETLVGEIGLNAVDPAQAGNGIGTAMYEFAAACLKQAGMKVATVGTGGDPSHAPARRAYRKAGFDIEIPSVWMYRKL; encoded by the coding sequence ATGAAGCTTCACGAGCGCCATGCTGTGCATGGCGCCCTGCAGGAGGAAAGCCAGTTGCCTGAGCTCCATTTCCGCCGTTCCCATCCCGAGGACGCGGCCCGCCTTCAGGACATCCGGCGCGCGGCCTTTGCTCCCGTGTTCGCGTCGTTCCGCTCGATCCTCGGCGACGATCTCTACGAACTTGCGCAGCGGCGAGACGACGAAGCGCAGGAAGGGCTGCTGACGTCGCTGATGGCGGCCGACTCGGGCTGGGAGCTGTACGTGGCGCAATCCGGCGACGAGGTCGTCGGCTTCGTGGCGCTTCGGCTCGCTCCGGAGACGCTTGTAGGCGAGATCGGCCTCAATGCCGTCGACCCCGCGCAGGCCGGCAACGGAATCGGCACGGCGATGTACGAGTTCGCGGCGGCGTGCCTGAAGCAGGCCGGGATGAAGGTCGCCACCGTCGGAACCGGCGGCGATCCGAGCCACGCTCCGGCGCGACGCGCGTACCGGAAGGCGGGGTTCGACATCGAAATCCCCAGCGTGTGGATGTACCGCAAGCTCTGA
- a CDS encoding glutathione S-transferase family protein: MSASASPARLRLHHAASSYYSMIARLALVERGVPFESVSVDIHRRAQQLAPDYARLNPNLTVPTLQVDGRVLSQSRDILLFAFGTTEAALDDATRGWLDRHYAFPIEELTFGWLLSWNPLARPAVRRTLVATEKRLRQLATEHADLADIYARRAEVFAGRIKTFDPEGVVAMFGERKHAAFELLDALDDALADGRESLVPGGYGPADVVWTVFLARMGFVRLDAEIARRAHLARYAKAVKARPSFREADVWDRLSPLKLLKQVL, translated from the coding sequence ATGAGCGCTTCCGCGAGCCCCGCACGCCTCCGCCTCCATCACGCTGCCTCGTCGTACTACTCGATGATCGCGCGCCTCGCGCTGGTCGAGCGCGGCGTCCCCTTCGAATCGGTGAGCGTCGACATCCACCGCAGGGCGCAGCAGCTCGCGCCGGACTACGCGCGCCTCAACCCGAACCTGACGGTGCCGACGCTGCAGGTCGACGGCCGCGTGCTCTCGCAGAGCCGCGACATCCTCCTGTTCGCGTTCGGCACGACCGAGGCCGCGCTCGACGACGCGACGCGGGGCTGGCTCGACCGCCACTACGCCTTCCCCATCGAGGAGCTCACGTTCGGGTGGCTGCTCTCGTGGAACCCGCTCGCGCGACCGGCCGTGCGAAGGACGCTCGTGGCGACGGAGAAGCGCCTGCGCCAGCTCGCGACCGAGCACGCGGACCTCGCGGACATCTACGCGCGGCGGGCCGAGGTGTTCGCCGGGCGCATCAAGACGTTTGACCCGGAGGGCGTGGTGGCGATGTTCGGCGAGCGCAAGCACGCGGCGTTCGAGCTCCTGGACGCGCTCGATGATGCGCTCGCGGATGGGCGCGAGTCGCTCGTCCCCGGTGGTTACGGGCCCGCGGACGTGGTGTGGACCGTGTTCCTCGCACGGATGGGCTTCGTGCGCCTCGACGCCGAGATCGCCAGGCGAGCACACCTCGCCCGGTATGCGAAGGCCGTCAAGGCGCGGCCGAGCTTTCGCGAGGCGGACGTCTGGGACCGGTTGAGCCCGCTGAAGTTGCTCAAACAGGTGCTCTGA
- a CDS encoding MafI family immunity protein, producing MTKQEIQALCAVALESFKDVLPPERFRDAHDWVHRYGEWGLAMEHVIDWIADLDLPVDQAQFDAIERAMAAMGWAESSRMKWLRGYLAALGSRNSQEGESA from the coding sequence GTGACGAAACAAGAGATCCAAGCCTTATGCGCTGTCGCGCTTGAGTCCTTCAAGGACGTGCTCCCCCCAGAGCGCTTCCGCGATGCGCACGACTGGGTTCACCGGTACGGGGAGTGGGGGCTCGCCATGGAGCACGTCATCGACTGGATCGCCGACCTCGATCTCCCGGTCGACCAAGCCCAGTTTGACGCCATCGAGCGCGCCATGGCGGCGATGGGATGGGCTGAGAGCTCGAGGATGAAGTGGCTCCGAGGGTATCTCGCGGCGCTCGGATCGCGGAATTCTCAGGAGGGTGAGTCCGCATGA
- a CDS encoding UDP-N-acetylmuramate dehydrogenase: protein MSLDVRESVPLAALTTLGVGGPARYFAEAADEAAVVDAFRFAEARGVPLFVLGGGSNLLVADRGVDALVLRVRVRGIELLRGRGVASGAETDGAEAGGSAKAGGNAEAARALVRAGAGEAWDDLVARSVAEGWAGIECLSGIPGDVGATPIQNVGAYGQEVAETIVEVRAIDRATGAAVVLSGADCGFGYRDSRFKRAWRGRYVITAVTFALRPGGAATVRYPELQRALAVPAGGAAPPLGEVRRTVIALRRGKSMVLDPADENGRSAGSFFMNPTLAPDVAAAVLTRIEVAGVLAPGEAIPRYPADGGRVKLSAAWLIERAGFTKGTRHGAAGISTRHTLALVNRGGATAEELLGLARRVRRGVLDRFGVALSAEPDLVGFAPGEIDDLVSGAHL, encoded by the coding sequence GTGAGCCTCGACGTCCGCGAGTCCGTCCCGCTGGCCGCGCTCACGACGCTCGGCGTGGGCGGGCCTGCGCGCTATTTCGCCGAGGCCGCCGATGAGGCCGCGGTGGTCGACGCGTTCCGCTTCGCCGAGGCCCGCGGCGTGCCGCTCTTCGTGCTGGGCGGCGGCTCGAACCTGCTGGTCGCGGACCGGGGCGTCGACGCGCTGGTGCTGCGCGTGCGCGTCCGCGGGATCGAGCTGCTGCGCGGGCGCGGGGTGGCCAGCGGCGCGGAGACCGACGGCGCGGAGGCCGGCGGCAGCGCAAAGGCCGGCGGCAACGCGGAGGCCGCGCGCGCCCTAGTGCGCGCGGGGGCGGGCGAGGCCTGGGACGACCTCGTGGCGCGCTCGGTCGCCGAGGGCTGGGCGGGTATCGAGTGCCTGTCGGGCATCCCGGGCGACGTCGGCGCGACGCCGATCCAGAACGTGGGCGCGTACGGCCAGGAGGTCGCGGAGACGATCGTCGAGGTCCGGGCGATCGATCGCGCGACGGGGGCGGCCGTGGTCCTCTCCGGCGCGGACTGCGGCTTCGGCTACCGCGACAGCCGGTTCAAGCGCGCGTGGCGCGGGCGGTACGTCATCACGGCCGTCACGTTCGCGCTGCGCCCGGGGGGCGCCGCGACGGTGCGCTACCCCGAGCTCCAGCGGGCGCTCGCCGTGCCCGCGGGGGGCGCCGCGCCGCCGCTCGGCGAGGTGCGCCGCACGGTGATCGCGCTCCGCCGCGGCAAGTCGATGGTGCTCGATCCGGCGGACGAGAACGGCCGGAGCGCGGGGTCGTTCTTCATGAACCCGACGCTCGCGCCCGACGTCGCGGCGGCCGTCCTCACCCGCATCGAGGTGGCGGGCGTGCTCGCGCCCGGCGAGGCGATCCCGCGGTATCCGGCGGACGGCGGCCGGGTGAAGCTGTCCGCGGCCTGGCTGATCGAGCGCGCCGGCTTCACGAAGGGGACGCGCCACGGCGCCGCGGGCATCTCGACGCGCCACACGCTCGCGCTTGTGAACCGCGGCGGCGCGACGGCGGAGGAGCTGCTCGGCCTCGCGCGGCGCGTGCGGCGAGGCGTGCTCGATCGGTTCGGCGTGGCGCTCTCGGCCGAGCCCGATCTGGTGGGGTTTGCGCCCGGCGAGATCGACGATCTCGTCAGCGGCGCCCACCTGTGA
- a CDS encoding flavin reductase family protein — translation MKTYKKADFPVANVRRFLEPGPVVLVSSAHKGQRNIMTMGWHMVMMQEPSLVGCFLWDQNDSYEMVRRSKECVINVPTVDLVRAVIGIGNSHGSEVDKFEQFGLTAVEATKVGAPLIAECYASFECKLVDTSAVKRFSLFVFEVVKAHVATSPRYPTTVHYRGDGVFMVSGRNVSYRRLFKPENL, via the coding sequence ATGAAGACCTACAAGAAGGCAGATTTTCCTGTCGCGAACGTCCGGCGCTTCCTGGAGCCGGGTCCTGTGGTGCTGGTGAGCTCTGCGCACAAGGGCCAGCGGAACATCATGACGATGGGCTGGCACATGGTCATGATGCAGGAGCCGTCCCTCGTGGGGTGCTTCCTCTGGGACCAGAACGATAGCTATGAGATGGTGCGGCGCAGCAAGGAGTGCGTGATCAACGTGCCCACGGTCGATCTCGTGCGCGCCGTCATCGGGATAGGGAACAGCCACGGATCCGAGGTCGACAAGTTCGAGCAGTTCGGGCTCACCGCCGTCGAGGCGACGAAGGTCGGCGCGCCCCTCATCGCCGAGTGTTATGCGAGCTTCGAGTGCAAGCTCGTCGATACGAGCGCCGTCAAGCGCTTCAGCCTGTTCGTCTTCGAGGTGGTGAAGGCGCACGTCGCGACATCGCCGCGCTATCCGACGACCGTCCACTACCGCGGCGACGGGGTGTTCATGGTGTCCGGTCGCAACGTCAGCTACCGGAGGCTCTTCAAACCGGAGAACCTGTAG
- a CDS encoding PAS domain-containing protein: MRAVRSAPFAVIECAGNLDELVVAEWNAEAERIFGYTADEAVGRRLADTIVSEPDAETFGRALGKESAPLRCTHARKDGRVVVCEWRYAPVLDDGGEPIRLLCFGQDVTEQVEAVEKFKEGDMILRAILGTVDAAVTRMDRDGVCTFHEGKTLQSLGLRSGQFVGLNVFDEPPAPMDMEPMRRAVRGEFVRTRVEAFGMAWETWLVPLTDERGERNGAVSFTLDATEAKVREDELKARLDLIERQQQVIRDLSTPIIEVWDSVLTLPMVGVVDSRRAADVMDDLLAAIVDKRARFAILDLTGVEVVDTETASYLIELIRAIRLLGAEGVITGIRPNVAQTMVSLGLDLSGIATVGNLRAGLKLCMRRVAADGAAPPGAPPRAPGGAAPRLPGSDGR, translated from the coding sequence ATGAGGGCTGTCCGCAGCGCGCCTTTCGCGGTGATCGAGTGCGCGGGGAACCTCGACGAGCTCGTGGTCGCCGAGTGGAACGCCGAGGCAGAACGCATCTTTGGATATACCGCTGACGAAGCGGTGGGCCGCCGCCTCGCGGACACGATCGTGAGCGAGCCGGACGCCGAGACCTTCGGGCGTGCGCTCGGGAAAGAGAGCGCCCCGCTCCGCTGCACCCACGCCCGCAAGGACGGGCGCGTTGTCGTGTGCGAGTGGCGGTATGCGCCCGTGCTCGACGACGGCGGCGAGCCGATTCGGCTGCTCTGCTTCGGGCAGGATGTCACGGAGCAGGTCGAGGCCGTCGAGAAGTTCAAGGAGGGCGACATGATCCTCCGGGCCATCCTCGGCACCGTGGATGCGGCCGTGACCCGGATGGATCGGGATGGAGTCTGCACCTTTCACGAGGGCAAGACGCTCCAGTCCCTCGGCCTCCGATCGGGCCAGTTCGTCGGATTGAACGTGTTCGACGAACCTCCCGCGCCGATGGACATGGAGCCGATGCGCAGGGCGGTCCGGGGCGAGTTCGTCCGCACGCGCGTCGAGGCGTTCGGGATGGCCTGGGAGACGTGGCTCGTCCCGCTGACCGACGAGCGCGGGGAGCGCAACGGCGCGGTCAGCTTCACGCTCGACGCCACCGAGGCGAAGGTCAGGGAAGACGAGCTGAAGGCGCGGCTCGACCTCATCGAGCGCCAGCAACAGGTGATCCGCGATCTGTCGACGCCCATCATCGAGGTCTGGGACAGCGTGCTGACCCTCCCGATGGTGGGCGTCGTCGACAGCAGGAGGGCCGCCGACGTGATGGACGACCTCCTGGCCGCCATCGTGGACAAGCGGGCCCGCTTCGCGATCCTGGACCTCACCGGCGTCGAGGTCGTCGACACGGAGACAGCGAGTTATCTCATCGAGCTCATCCGCGCCATCCGGCTCCTGGGCGCCGAGGGGGTCATCACGGGCATCCGGCCCAACGTGGCGCAGACGATGGTCTCCCTCGGGCTCGATCTGTCGGGCATCGCGACCGTCGGAAATCTCCGCGCGGGCCTGAAGCTCTGCATGCGGCGCGTGGCAGCGGACGGCGCGGCGCCGCCCGGAGCGCCGCCGCGCGCCCCCGGGGGCGCAGCGCCGAGGCTCCCGGGAAGCGACGGGCGCTGA